One genomic segment of Ictalurus punctatus breed USDA103 chromosome 4, Coco_2.0, whole genome shotgun sequence includes these proteins:
- the LOC124627752 gene encoding extracellular calcium-sensing receptor-like, with the protein MLFLVLLLYLSLAKGENCHILDNPAHPLLSKDGDVIIGAVFSIHDGTQMQSLLYTEKPQPLICIRFNLRELRLAQTMTFAIDEINRANSLLPNISIGYRIYDNCGSRLLSMKAAMALMNGMDITADNACSGQAAVQAIIGESESTPTITLTKTTGPFMIPVISHAATCECLSNRKEYPSFFRTIASDFYQSRALAYLVKHFGWSWVGAVNSDNDYGNNGMAIFLNAAKEEGICVEYSEKFDRSDTAKIMKVADIIKKGTAKVIIIFLAHFDMNILIDQLILKNVTGYQMIGVEAWITAVNLVTPTSYNILAGSIGFDVGKFNIGSFADYAVNEFWQTAFPCLHTERNISQTENNCSKYEDMILFKNYNEDIAELRYAKNIYNAVYAVAHSLHSLLRCTENQSCEKYKTIQPWQVIEAIKNLNFTTKLGEKVWFDSTGAMPAKYDVVNWQRGFNGEVQFKAVGYYDASLPSGQQFVLNTEDIFWAGEKREKPRSVCSESCPPGTRKAAQKGRPVCCYDCIPCAEGEISNQTDSNNCEQCPGEYWSNANRDKCVLKVIEFLSFTEVMGIVLVLFSLFGAVLTVLVAILFLIEKDSPIVKANNSELSFLLLFSLTLCFLCSLTFIGQPSEWSCMLRHTAFGITFVLCISCVLGKTIVVLMAFRATLPGSNIMKWFGPLQQRLSVLAFTLIQVLICVLWLTVSPPFPYKNMNYYKEKIILECNLGSAIGFWAVLGYIGVLAFLCFVLAFLARKLPDNFNEAKFITFSILIFCAVWITFIPAYVSSPGKFTVAVEIFAILASSFALLFCIFTPKCYIILFKPELNTKKNVMGKMASKSL; encoded by the exons ATGCTATTCCTTGTACTACTCCTTTATCTTAGCCTGGCAAAGGGAGAAAATTGCCATATTCTGGACAACCCAGCACATCCACTGCTGTCTAAAGATGGAGATGTGATAATTGGAGCTGTCTTTTCGATACATGATGGTACACAGATGCAGTCACTGCTGTATACTGAAAAACCTCAACCTTTAATCTGCATTAG ATTTAACCTCAGAGAATTACGCCTTGCTCAGACCATGACTTTTGCAATCGATGAAATCAACAGAGCCAACAGCTTGCTCCCAAATATTTCAATTGGATACAGAATTTATGACAATTGTGGATCAAGATTGTTGAGTATGAAGGCAGCCATGGCTTTGATGAATGGTATGGACATAACAGCAGATAATGCCTGTTCTGGACAAGCAGCAGTACAAGCCATCATAGGGGAGTCAGAGTCTACACCTACTATAACACTCACAAAAACTACAGGACCTTTTATGATCCCAGTG ATCAGTCACGCTGCGACATGTGAATGTTTGAGCAACAGAAAAGAGTACCCCTCTTTCTTTAGAACCATAGCAAGTGACTTCTACCAGAGTAGAGCATTGGCATATTTGGTCAAGCACTTTGGCTGGTCTTGGGTGGGAGCTGTGAACAGTGATAATGATTATGGCAACAATGGAATGGCCATTTTTCTAAATGCAGCCAAAGAGGAGGGGATATGTGTCGAGTACTCTGAGAAGTTTGACCGGTCAGACACTGCCAAAATCATGAAAGTGGCAGATATTATTAAGAAAGGCACAGCCAAAGTAATTATCATATTTCTTGCCCACTTTGATATGAACATTCTAATAGATCAACTTATTCTAAAGAATGTCACTGGCTACCAGATGATTGGTGTTGAGGCATGGATTACAGCTGTCAATCTAGTAACACCAACAAGTTACAACATACTGGCTGGATCGATTGGTTTTGATGTGGGAAAATTTAACATTGGTAGTTTTGCTGACTATGCTGTCAATGAGTTTTGGCAAACAGCTTTCCCTTGCTTGCATACAGAGAGAAACATTTCTCAAACTGAAAACAACTGCAGCAAATATGAAGATATGATTCTGTTTAAAAACTACAATGAAGATATAGCAGAATTGAGATATGCAAAAAACATCTATAATGCAGTTTATGCTGTGGCACATTCTTTACACAGTCTGTTGAGATGCACAGAAAACCAGAGTTGTGAGaaatacaaaacaatacaacCATGGCAG GTTATTGAAgctataaaaaatttaaattttacCACCAAATTAGGAGAAAAGGTGTGGTTCGACAGCACTGGTGCAATGCCTGCAAAGTATGATGTGGTGAACTGGCAACGAGGGTTCAATGGAGAAGTGCAGTTTAAGGCAGTGGGTTATTACGATGCCTCACTGCCAAGTGGACAACAATTTGTCCtaaacactgaagacattttctgggctggagagaaaagagag AAGCCCAGGTCTGTGTGCAGTGAGAGCTGCCCTCCAGGAACCAGGAAAGCTGCACAGAAAGGAAGGCCTGTCTGCTGTTATGACTGTATACCATGTGCCGAAGGAGAGATCAGTAACCAGACAG ATTCAAATAACTGTGAGCAGTGTCCAGGAGAATACTGGTCTAATGCTAACAGAGATAAATGTGTGTTAAAGGTCATAGAGTTTCTTTCATTTACAGAAGTTATGGGGATAGTACTGGTACTGTTCTCTTTGTTTGGAGCTGTATTAACTGTGTTAGTAGCTATATTATTTCTAATAGAAAAGGACAGTCCTATTGTTAAGGCCAACAACTCTGAGCTGAGCTTCCTGCTGCTGTTCTCCCTGACTCTGTGTTTCCTCTGTTCACTAACTTTCATTGGACAACCCTCTGAGTGGTCCTGTATGCTGCGCCACACAGCTTTTGGAATCACGTTTGTCCTCTGTATCTCCTGTGTACTGGGGAAAACAATAGTTGTACTAATGGCCTTCAGGGCTACACTTCCAGGCAGTAATATCATGAAATGGTTTGGGCCTCTACAGCAGAGACTCAGTGTACTTGCATTCACTCTCATACAGGTTCTTATTTGTGTGCTTTGGTTAACAGTTTCTCCTCCTTTCCCCTACAAGAACATGAACTACTACAAGGAAAAGATCATATTAGAATGTAACTTGGGTTCAGCTATAGGTTTCTGGGCAGTGTTGGGTTATATAGGAGTTCTTGctttcttgtgttttgttttggctttccTAGCTAGAAAGCTGCCAGATAATTTTAATGAAGCTAAATTCATCACATTCAGCATACTCATATTCTGTGCTGTGTGGATCACCTTTATTCCAGCTTATGTCAGCTCTCCTGGAAAATTTACTGTAGCTGTGGAGATATTTGCTATTTTGGCCTCCAGTTTTGCTCTACTATTCTGTATATTTACACCTAAATGTTATATTATTCTGTTTAAACCTGaactaaacacaaagaaaaatgtgatgGGTAAAATGGCATCTAAATCACTTTAA
- the LOC124627751 gene encoding extracellular calcium-sensing receptor-like: MRAAAASRPMHHITIRTSSHAPAAGELCVDVSMVTAELRPEAYREASAVDLPPEVNMAASELQREAYGGASAVELPPEVNMATSELQLEDYKEVMGVVPRVPVLPGVASSVPVPLGVAPHIPVLPEAACSTSLLPGRGRLVFHGSKRQLSRGPRTPVGRRLLALQEKRLWRGGSVTPWPADGTAAQLRTIHVTCFGSFTSFLDIGLILTEGEICHILENPSYPLLSKDGDVIIGAIFPIHGSAQMQSLPYTEKPQPLICIRLNLREFRLAQTMTFAIDEINRSNRLLPNISVGYRIYDNCESRLLSMKAAMALMNGMDITADNACSGQAVVQAIIGETESTSTITLTRTTGPFKIPVVSHSATCDCLSNRKVYPSFFRTTTSDYYQSRALAYLVKHFGWSWVGTVNSDNDYGNNAISIFLKAAKEEGICVEYSERFDRSDTAKIIKVVDIIKKSTAKVIVLVVAQIDMKILIDHLILKNVTGFQIICGEGWITADNLVTPASYNILAGSIGFDVGKLNINSFAYYVVNEFWQTIYPCLHTEGNISQSENNCRKYEDMIQFKNYSDDISELRYAKNIYNAVYAVAHSLHSLLRCTENQSCENYKTIQPWQVVEFLKKVNFTTKLGEQVWFDSTGAKVAKYDMVNWQRGLNGKVQFKVVGYYDASLPSGQQFVLNDEDIVWAAETREPRSVCSDSCPPGTRKAAQKGRPVCCYDCIPCAEGEFSNQTDSNNCEQCPGEYWSNADRDKCMLKVIEFLSFTEVMGIILVLVSLLGATLTVLVAILFLIEKDTPIVKANNSELSFLLLFSLTLCFLCSLTFIGRPSEWSCMLRHPAFGITFVLCISCLLGKTIVVLMAFRATLPGSNVMKWFGPLQQRLTVLALTFIQVLICVLWLKVSPPFPYMNMNYFKEKIILECNLGSAIGYWAVLGYIGVLAFLSLVLSFLARKLPDNFNEAKFITFSILIFCAVWITFIPAYVSSPGKFTVAVEIFAILASSFALLFCIFTPKCYIILFKPELNTKKNMMGKMASKSLY; this comes from the exons ATGAGGGCTGCTGCAGCAAGCCGGCCCATGCACCACATCACCATCCGCACAAGTTCCCACGCCCCCGCTGCCGGAGAGCTATGCGTCGATGTGTCGATGGTGACAGCAGAGCTCCGGCCTGAGGCCTACAGGGAGGCCTCAGCTGTGGATCtcccgcctgaggtcaacatggcggcCTCAGAGCTGCAGCGTGAGGCCTATGGAGGggcctcagctgtggagctcccacctgaggtcaacatggcaacctcagagCTACAGCTTGAGGACTACAAGGAGGTCATGGGGGTGGTGCCCCGTGTTCCAGTGCTGCCGGGGGTGGCATCCAGTGTCCCAGTGCCGCTGGGGGTGGCGCCCCACATTCCAGTGCTGCCAGAGGCAGCGTGCTCCACCAGTTTGCTGCCCGGCAGAGGCCGCCTCGTTTTCCATGGCAGCAAGAGACAGCTTTCCCGGGGGCCCAGGACCCCCGTTGGAAGGCGGTTGTTGGCGCTCCAGGAGAAGCGCCTTTGGagggggggttctgttacgccatggccggcagatggcactgcggcgcaGCTTCGGACTATACACGTGACTTGTTTTGGTTCGTTCACTTCCTTTTTGGACATTGGCTTGAT CCTGACAGAGGGAGAAATTTGCCATATTCTGGAAAACCCTTCATATCCTCTGCTATCTAAAGATGGAGATGTGATAATCGGAGCTATCTTTCCAATACATGGTAGTGCACAAATGCAGTCACTGCCATATACTGAAAAACCTCAACCTTTAATCTGCATTAG ACTTAACCTCAGGGAATTCCGCCTTGCTCAGACCATGACATTTGCAATCGATGAAATCAACAGAAGCAACAGGTTGCTCCCAAATATCTCAGTTGGTTATAGAATTTATGACAATTGTGAATCAAGATTGTTATCTATGAAAGCAGCCATGGCTTTGATGAATGGTATGGACATAACAGCAGATAATGCCTGCTCTGGACAAGCAGTAGTACAAGCTATCATAGGAGAGACAGAGTCTACTTCCACAATAACACTCACAAGAACTACAGGACCTTTTAAGATCCCAGTG GTAAGTCACTCTGCCACATGTGACTGTTTGAGCAACAGAAAAGTTTACCCCTCTTTTTTCAGGACTACTACAAGTGACTACTACCAGAGTAGAGCATTGGCATATTTGGTCAAGCACTTTGGCTGGTCTTGGGTGGGAACTGTGAACAGTGATAATGATTATGGCAACAATGCAATATCCATTTTTTTGAAAGCTGCCAAAGAGGAGGGAATATGTGTTGAGTACTCTGAGAGGTTTGACAGATCAGATACTGCCAAAATCATAAAAGTGGTCGATATTATTAAGAAAAGCACAGCCAAAGTAATTGTCTTAGTTGTCGCCCAAATTGACATGAAAATTCTAATTGACCACCTTATTCTAAAGAATGTCACTGGCTTCCAGATTATTTGTGGTGAAGGATGGattactgcagacaatctagtAACACCAGCTAGCTACAACATATTGGCTGGATCCATAGGTTTTGATGTGGGAAAACTGAACATTAATAGTTTTGCTTACTATGTTGTAAATGAATTTTGGCAAACAATATATCCTTGCTTGCATACAGAGGGAAACATTTCTCAATCTGAAAACAATTGCAGGAAATACGAAGATATGATTCAATTTAAAAACTACAGTGACGATATATCAGAATTGAGATATGCAAAAAACATATACAATGCAGTTTATGCTGTTGCACATTCTCTGCACAGCCTGTTGAGATGCACAGAAAATCAGAGCTGTGAAAATTACAAAACAATACAACCATGGCAG GTTGTTGAGTTTCTAAAAAAGGTCAATTTTACCACCAAATTGGGAGAACAGGTTTGGTTTGATAGCACTGGGGCAAAGGTGGCAAAATATGATATGGTGAACTGGCAACGAGGGCTCAATGGAAAAGTGCAGTTTAAGGTCGTGGGCTATTATGATGCCTCTCTGCCAAGTGGACAACAATTTGTCCTAAATGATGAAGATATTGTCTGGGCAGCAGAGACAAGAGAG CCAAGGTCTGTGTGCAGTGACAGCTGTCCTCCAGGAACCAGGAAAGCTGCACAGAAAGGAAGGCCTGTCTGCTGCTATGACTGTATACCATGTGCAGAGGGAGAGTTCAGTAACCAGACAG ATTCAAATAACTGTGAGCAGTGTCCAGGAGAATATTGGTCTAATGCTGACAGAGATAAATGTATGTTAAAGGTCATAGAGTTTCTTTCATTTACAGAAGTTATGGGGATAATATTGGTTCTTGTTTCTTTGCTTGGAGCTACATTAACTGTGTtagtagctattttatttttaatagaaaaAGACACTCCAATTGTTAAAGCCAACAACTCAGAGCTGAGCTTCCTGCTGCTGTTTTCCCTGACTCTGTGTTTTCTCTGTTCACTAACTTTCATTGGACGGCCATCTGAGTGGTCCTGTATGCTGCGTCACCCAGCGTTTGGGATCACCTTTGTGCTCTGTATCTCCTGTCTACTAGGGAAAACAATAGTTGTATTAATGGCCTTCAGGGCTACACTTCCAGGCAGTAATGTCATGAAATGGTTTGGGCCTCTACAGCAAAGGCTCACTGTTCTTGCTCTCACTTTCATACAGGTTCTTATTTGTGTACTTTGGTTAAAAGTTTCTCCTCCTTTCCCCTACATGAACATGAACTACTTCAAGGAAAAGATCATATTAGAATGTAATTTGGGTTCAGCTATAGGCTATTGGGCCGTGCTGGGTTATATAGGAGTTCTTGCTTTCTTGTCCCTTGTTTTGTCTTTTCTAGCTAGAAAGCTGCCAGATAATTTTAATGAAGCTAAATTCATCACATTCAGCATACTCATATTCTGTGCAGTGTGGATCACATTTATTCCAGCTTATGTCAGCTCTCCTGGAAAATTTACTGTAGCTGTGGAAATATTTGCTATTTTGGCCTCCAGTTTTGCTCTACTGTTCTGTATATTTACACCTAAATGTTACATTATTCTGTTTAAACCTGaactaaacacaaagaaaaatatgATGGGTAAAATGGCATCTAAATCACTTTACTAA
- the LOC124627750 gene encoding extracellular calcium-sensing receptor-like gives MHCFNTASLLLSLTKQTSSCFNLHLWPEWWILTEGENCHILENPSYPLLSKDGDVIIGAIFSIHGGTQMQSLPYTEKPQPLICIRFNLREFRLAQSMTFAIDEINRSNRLLPNISVGYRIYDNCDSRLLSMKAAMALMNGMDITADNACSGQAVVQAIIGESESTPTIALTRTTGPFKIPVISHSATCDCLSNRKVYPSFFRTTTSDYYQSRALAYLVKHFGWSWVGTVNSDNDYGNNAISIFLKAAKEEGICVEYSERFDRSDTAKIIKVVDIIKKNTAKVIILVLAQIDMNILIDHLILKNVSGYQIIGGEGWITADNLVTPASYNILAGSIGFDVGKLNINSFAYYVVNEFWQTIYPCLHTEGNISQSENNCRKYEDMIQFKNYSDDISELRYAKNIYNAVYAVAHSLHSLLRCTENQSCENYKTIQPWQVVEFLKKVNFTTKLGEQVWFDSTGATVAKYDVVNWQRGLNGEVQFKVVGYYDASLPSGQQFVLNDEDIVWAAETREPRSVCSESCPPGTRKAAQKGRHVCCYDCIPCAEGEFSNQTDSNICEQCPGEYWSNADRDKCMLKVIEFLSFTEVMGVILVLISLFGATLTVLVAILFLIEKDTPIVKANNSELSFLLLFSLTLCFLCSLTFIGRPSEWSCLLRHPAFGITFVLCISCLLGKTIVVLVAFRATLPGSNVMKWFGPLQQRLTVLAFTFIQVLICVLWLKVSPPFPYKNMNYYKEKIILECNLGSAIGFWAVLGYIGVLAFLSLVLSFLARKLPDNFNEAKFITFSILIFCAVWITFIPAYVSSPGKFIVAVEIFAILASSFALLFCIFTPKCYIILFKPELNTKKNMMGKMASKSLY, from the exons CCTGACAGAGGGAGAAAATTGCCATATTCTGGAAAACCCGTCATATCCTCTGCTATCTAAAGATGGAGATGTTATAATCGGAGCTATCTTTTCAATACATGGTGGTACACAAATGCAATCACTGCCATATACTGAAAAACCTCAACCTTTAATCTGCATTAG GTTTAACCTCAGAGAATTCCGCCTTGCTCAGAGCATGACATTTGCAATTGATGAAATCAACAGAAGCAACAGGTTGCTCCCAAATATCTCAGTTGGTTATAGAATTTATGACAATTGCGACTCAAGATTGTTATCTATGAAAGCAGCCATGGCTTTGATGAATGGTATGGACATAACAGCAGATAATGCCTGCTCTGGACAAGCAGTAGTACAAGCTATCATAGGAGAGTCAGAGTCTACTCCTACAATAGCACTCACAAGAACTACAGGACCTTTTAAGATCCCAGTG ATAAGTCACTCTGCCACATGTGACTGTTTGAGCAACAGAAAAGTGTACCCCTCTTTTTTCAGGACTACTACAAGTGACTACTACCAGAGTAGAGCATTGGCATATTTGGTCAAGCACTTTGGCTGGTCTTGGGTGGGAACTGTGAACAGTGATAATGATTATGGCAACAACGCAATATCCATTTTTTTGAAAGCTGCCAAAGAGGAGGGAATATGTGTTGAGTACTCTGAGAGGTTTGACAGATCAGATACTGCCAAAATCATAAAAGTGGTCGATATTATTAAGAAAAACACAGCCAAAGTAATTATCTTAGTTCTCGCCCAAATTGACATGAACATTCTAATTGACCACCTTATTCTAAAGAATGTCAGTGGTTACCAGATTATTGGTGGAGAAGGATGGattactgcagacaatctagtAACACCAGCTAGCTACAACATATTGGCTGGATCCATAGGTTTTGATGTGGGAAAACTGAACATTAATAGTTTTGCTTACTATGTTGTAAATGAATTTTGGCAAACAATATATCCTTGCTTGCATACAGAGGGAAACATTTCTCAATCTGAAAACAATTGCAGGAAATACGAAGATATGATTCAATTTAAAAACTACAGTGACGATATATCAGAATTGAGATATGCAAAAAACATATACAATGCAGTTTATGCTGTTGCACATTCTCTGCACAGCCTGTTGAGATGCACAGAAAATCAGAGCTGTGAAAATTACAAAACAATACAACCATGGCAG GTTGTTGAGTTTCTAAAAAAGGTCAATTTTACCACCAAATTGGGAGAACAGGTTTGGTTTGATAGCACTGGGGCAACGGTGGCAAAATATGATGTGGTGAACTGGCAACGAGGGCTCAATGGAGAAGTGCAGTTTAAGGTTGTGGGCTATTATGATGCCTCTCTGCCAAGTGGACAACAATTTGTCCTAAATGATGAAGATATTGTCTGGGCAGCAGAGACAAGAGAG CCAAGGTCTGTGTGCAGTGAGAGCTGTCCTCCAGGAACCAGGAAAGCTGCACAGAAAGGAAGGCATGTCTGCTGCTATGACTGTATACCATGTGCAGAGGGAGAGTTCAGTAACCAGACAG ATTCAAATATCTGTGAGCAGTGTCCAGGAGAATATTGGTCTAATGCTGACAGAGATAAATGTATGTTAAAGGTCATAGAGTTTCTTTCATTTACAGAGGTTATGGGGGTAATATTGGTTCTTATTTCTTTGTTTGGAGCTACATTAACTGTGTtagtagctattttatttctaaTAGAAAAAGACACTCCAATTGTTAAAGCCAACAACTCAGAGCTGAGCTTCCTGCTGCTGttctctctgactctgtgtTTTCTCTGTTCACTAACTTTTATTGGACGGCCGTCTGAGTGGTCCTGTTTGCTGCGTCACCCAGCGTTTGGGATCACCTTTGTGCTCTGTATCTCCTGTCTACTAGGGAAAACAATAGTTGTATTAGTGGCCTTCAGGGCTACACTTCCAGGCAGTAATGTCATGAAATGGTTTGGGCCTCTACAGCAAAGGCTCACTGTTCTTGCTTTCACTTTCATACAGGTTCTTATTTGTGTGCTTTGGTTAAAAGTTTCTCCTCCTTTCCCCTACAAGAACATGAACTACTACAAGGAAAAGATTATATTAGAATGTAACTTGGGCTCAGCTATAGGTTTCTGGGCCGTGCTGGGTTATATAGGAGTTCTTGCTTTCTTGTCCCTTGTTTTGTCTTTTCTAGCTAGAAAGCTGCCAGATAATTTTAATGAAGCTAAATTCATCACATTCAGCATACTCATATTCTGTGCTGTGTGGATCACATTTATTCCAGCTTATGTCAGTTCTCCTGGAAAATTTATTGTAGCTGTGGAGATATTTGCTATTTTGGCCTCCAGTTTTGCTCTACTATTCTGTATATTTACACCTAAATGTTACATTATTCTGTTTAAACCTGAACTAAACACGAAGAAAAATATGATGGGTAAAATGGCATCTAAATCACTTTACTAA